GTTCTCTCGACTGGACTGGCAACAGTGAAATAACAAGAAGACTATCATTTAGTATGGCGAAGAAAGGAAGTGAGACCACGATTCGAACAACGTGCGGTTGAATtataattatttctcaacgtAATTTTGGATTTGTACAAGTAAGATATTCGAATTGTTTAATAATCTGGTTGATTTATTACTATTTCACCTAACATAGTTTAGGACAGTCTCTGATTCGGAGCACGAATTGTTGCCGTTTTCTTGAGACATAAGTGAGGTTACGAAATGTAAGATacaatgaaattgaatttgttGAAATAACTGAACTAATAACAATTGTAGCTGCTCCAATCATCGTTGCTTGTGCGGTCTGTTTGAATGATCCGAAAACCCTTTGTCgtaaactacaacaacagattGGGAGGcattctgttagtcgttgggccaggaaatcgtttggttttggGCTTGTTCTTCAGCTTCCAGAATCGAGCAAAAAAGGAATTCATATTCTTCAAGCGGGGGGAGcttttccattgaatttaatATACTTgatatattactttggtattcgaTCCAGTCAATCGCcccgattctgaattttgttcgaGTCGGATTATTTCGATtgaatgcgaaattttgcattctgtatctcgatcgagttcgagatTTCCATACAAAAGTATCACTCGATCGGACTAcataatgcaaattttcacattcgatcgaaataatccgattcgatcgaaatgcagaatacggtttcatattttttgtcaaatcaaatggaatattaactgaagtagcaatgcaattgctactgctaattgaaatGATCATTGCAAATGATTTTgcaaatcaggcaatattttgcCAGGTGTAACCTAATCGaaatgaagtcgagcaaagagataaatctaatgcatttggacatgcaggaggtcttgggatctcgGTCATGCCGCTCAtatttaaaactgacatgttgAAATTGTCGTAAATATTGTATATTAAAGAGAATCTATTACCATTGTAGAGGGAACCCCAATTGTAGATAGTTTTAAAATACATCATTATACAATGATTAAATTGTGTGTACTGCAACACAATCAGTACAATTTTAACTCTTACGCTCTGAGGAGTGGAAGACGGAACGGAAAAACAgaaccatttttcaaaattatttttgatcaCGTATAAAATGTTGGTGTGCGTTTTTTGATACAGTACACAGTCACAATGGTGACTAGTGCTTGTCTGTGTTAAATTTATGCTAGCTGATTGTGGTACCAATGGTAATATTTCACTATGTTTGAATACACCgttaacttttacaatactttgtcAAGGCTCAGGCATGCGAGACGTGTAAAAATTGAAGTTGCATGATGTAATTGAGTTCTTACAATTTAGCTTTTTACGAAATTGATGTATGCATTGGCCAATGAATCTGTAATGGTACTCCATTTCTTAATGTTATAATATTTCTTTTCCACACATGGCCTGAACTGTTGAACGCTTTTGTGCATATTGCCTAAATGATCGCAACATCGCCTCCCATCGATTAGGGATGGGATCGGCAAACCACTGAATCGCAACAAACTGTCTTCGATAGGCTATAGGGGATAGGCTATAAAAGATTCAGTGACGCATTCAATTCGATCATTACCGTCTATACCGGGATAAGGTACGGAATACCTAGCGTAAATCGCGAGTGTTTCACATAACGACCAAATTTAACAGAGCAGCTGCGCGGAGGCTGACTGGGTTAGTGATGGAATGAAGTGTCGTCTAATCCGTAACGTAACGCAAGGATCTATAGCGACCCCGTGTatagtttcgaaaaaaaaaatatttgtgagATACCTCGAGTTCGACTAAATAATCCGCCAGTGAAATAACCATGTCATACATCGGGAATGCCTCAGATGTGGAGCAGGAAAAAAATCTTACTGAATATCGTCGCCAGCGTAGTTCCAGTAATCTGATGCCCGAAAGTTCTAAATCCGGGCGCAATCCTAAGTTATCCGATGTGCTGTGGAATGACAAACGAGGCAATCAGGGTAACCAATCCGACGATGATGACTCGGAGGTATCCGATAGTGAAAACTTTTTGGCCAAAGGAGCGTTCCTTATTACGCCTTCGCACGAGCTCTCGATGGATCGAGCGGCTATGATTTGCGAAAAGATGAATTTCAAAGGTTGCTTTAGTCTTACAAAAACGGCCACCGGAATACTGTTCAAATTTTCTAATCCAGAAGACTACCAGGCCGTATTTAAAAAGGGCTTCCATAAGGTGACGGGTGCCCGTTTCTACAAGAAGGTAGCCATTCCCTGTCGGCCACAGAAAACTTTCATGCTTTACGTGTTTGATGTACCAGACGACGTACCCGTCGAGGACATTCGCCACTCGCTGTACCGATTCAGTTCGGTGGTGGAAGTTGTTCGACTAGTTGTGCACTACCAGAAACAATCGAATGTCCAGGAACAGGAACCGAATCCGACCGGTAAGTAGTAAATGTAAAAGTCACAAACTTAAAATTGTAATTCGACGAAGAAAATTTTGTAACCAAATTATGAGTTGGAAAATGGGATAATATCGATGGACAAAAATCttcaattctttttttatttattccattTTGCCTAGGTTCTGCCACCCCGAAGCCCCAGTTACCTAAACTACCAACGCCAAAACCAATCGATGAACAGGATGTGGCCCTTCAACGGGAGTCTCCACCGCCGCCAATCCGGATCACGTTAGCCTCTATCGATGAGTACCATCTTCTGTTGCAGAACGGGCTGGATTTTTACGGTGCTACATTTTTCCCCACGGAACCGACGCTCCCGGCACAGGCCGCCAGAATTGCCACCAAGAAAGGAAGGTACTAGTATCGTTGCCATTGAGAGATTGTCACGCCATGCTAACAGCATATCATAAACTAGTTCGTACATTATAAACCAATACAATTTGAACGATCGATccatgcaacaaatgaaatgtgAGTTTTCCTTGATTCTTCTTCTACTCCACAGTCGCATGATCGATGGCAGCATACCAGGGCGTGTTCGCGAATTGCTTCCGGTATTTGATGCCGCCGGTTTCAGCAAAATTCCTCCGCCGGCTTCCAAGACGATCAAACCGCGCCCATAAAATTGACAAATTATAATCGCTCATTGTAAGAAGCAAAAAACCCCTAGAAAAttgcaaaaagcaaaaaaactgaTCGAAATATACCGCACTGCTGGGTTCGAATggttttattgttttgaaggCTACGCTCGATTAGTTCCGACTATGAAAACATCAACAGAACACGAAAACAAGAATGAATGAGTTTCTGTAGTATCATGACTTTCGCAAACTACTTTTATCCGTTATGATAAAATATGCAGATCTACTATTTAGCCAACATAACAGcatcacacacattcgtataacAAAGATTATCTCTAGACAATTCAACAGTTCCTCTTCTGTAAGTGTGAATAATTTTAAGGGTCTCGAAAACTATGTTTTTACTATGTTATTAAATTAGGATTGAtacgatatttaattataaatcAGTATGATCACTTGAATATTACACAAATTTCCAGTTACTTTCTGACAACGGCTTTTATGAATACATTGATAATTTAACTACATTTACATATTTTGCTTGGAATAAATTATGCGAATCTTATATAAGGATCTATATGAAGTTTTTAATCTATGTCagcgatttccaacaaattgaaaaatttaaaattttatgtcaTACTTATGGAAGTGAACACGAATCCCAAATGCAAGGTACACGTATCATTGTCCAGTGGGACGATAGAAGTAATCACCCTCAtttttgtttacgtccgtatcgatcatacgacgaacggatactttcgaacgaatacgaataaaccattctttttttttcactcgaatgatttTGAATGCTACtcatttgccacaaaatatttaaatatcagtaaacttcttcaaataaatgctaagccttgatgaaatcagcccaattcttgtgattaaccatatgtgaaacgctagaatgtatgccagtttAGTCTCGAACAATACATGTATTCAAACATCATTGGTAGGAACGAAAAGATCCATTCTCGTTTacagacgaatagacgaaatgccgtggttggGATTCATCAGattttaatgttgcgaatcaaccgttggaaaacattgaaaacagttaaaccgatttccaactaatttcttttcgaatgtaaaggtgatttgcaatcaaatgataagtttgtttttttttaataaaacatttattcgaaGAATAAAAAAGAAGAATTCTACCCTATGGAAAAGACGCCATTGATAAATatacattattttatattaaatgcatgattctACCAATGTACTAAACATGtagactatcgaaaacatgacaacaTTGCAAATTGCTATTTTCAAGGCTTTTCTTTACTTTTCACGAAGTTTAATTTCGAGTGCCGGATTCGAGTCCTGTCGCAAAGttaattttttccaaaatttgttCATTTTGGCAAACTTATTCAATAGTCTTTTTCTCGTTTAGCattgataaaaattaaattatactGATTAAATATACTAACTAACATCTAATTCTTTGTCTAAAGAATTCTTGGCGTTGACTGATATTAAttctttttttgcctttctcatatatgaaggctatgcaatcactgtgaaaaccgactttttaactgaGGCCATTTGACTGAACTCGATGAACTCAgccgtctgtgtgtgtatgtctgtatgtgtgtttgtaacaaaattgtgcactcgattttcgcaGAAATGgtctgaccgattttcacaaactgagattgaaacgaaaggtcttgaaattatttgaaattttctagagcattttatccggattcgactttcggtttcggaactggagtgcgataagtgaaaaaaattcaatttcatgtgtTTTTTCATTAACTATGGCAGACACAagcacaaatcccataaaattgactgataaattcttctagttggcaGAACTTATTAGTTTGTGGGTATATAAACTTGATTCGGCACTAATAAGGGgatggggtccactaggagattgatagtacctattagctctctccggactgtaccagcctagatgccgtgtggaatccggcggaaaaaaatgaaccaagaatagatccactgggttcctgcttccatgtcgtaaaaggcgacaattgcaggagtttctttttcctttcagttatcagatattttcaatgttttacttctgattactctattttactaaatcatctctttattcgacctatcaatttccgtctagcttcgtagaaaagttttattaggaatgatttcttcttccatgttattgattgtctttcaggattataaaatgaatgataaaaatcaaccattgcgcaaatccgtttatattacaaagttaataacagagatgacatgtaccggtatattgaatacatagtagaaaacacttgatattaatatttcaaacagtaaattaatatttttctcggtagccggctgcccagatcaactaatataaccaattaataattttaataaataattaaaatagtaaagcggaaataataaagaatcaagacgcgtgtgaaatctgttgacctttgtttggtgatttaaaatgattttataataactgtttagaatatttcaatgcaatgaatcaacttttttgcctaaatcctattcgctcgtttattttgtatcacgtagtttcatttataaaaacgtgcttaatccacctagcagtgagatgataccttttttttatcaatccgaatgtgtttttttttgcatgactaaaaaaaacgcgaaaggtagatgcatgaacgagtgactgcatactcgacagccggctgtccggagttttgtcaatttcggagattgactgtttcgtgcattatattgccagcacaaagtaacacataaaacgataatactttaaaacattcttggtagccggctacccagagcgataaacacatgataacattattaaaacatttactaacaaagtatcctctcctgtgatgcatgtgggaatgcagaggattcctcggttcttagtagcaacatgcatcgaactaacaatcctttccctcccaagtagatctgcattcggacgtggccggcgtcggtattgatcagcatgcatggttcaatacagtttgcacagtgtgaaacaatgtgttattcccaaacatgttacttcaaaaaatcattttgcaatctcaattggtccagatcaataacggagtagtaactcacgggcggtctctaatgctaatgctaatgctaatataAACTTGATTCGGCACTAATAATTCTTCATTtcatgttccggaagcaccgaaggtagtgaagaaaaactccaaaagcaGAACTTATTTCGATTTCACAGggttgcttgaaccgattttcacatactgcAAAAAGAATCTgcagaaactgcaaaaagaatcTACCATATTTTCTTCCAGATGACAAACTTATATATTCATaggaaaagtcttacggtttcatacagaatccctgaattcgttgtggataatacttccagttccggaactatagggtgtTTTGATTCATAGACTAGATtacgttcgaacaaactttcctgtttctattcaatgaacagttgtttcatagttgattcattttaattcaataaattttaaatcaccaaacaaaggtcgacAGATTTCAAGCGCGTCTGGATTGTCTATTACGcaaatttacttttttatttaccgCGGCAAAATGATCAATTGGTTACcgagaaaaaattattattttatcataCAAACAAGTATTTTCCAACTATTCTCTGTTAGTCACATCGAAATATTAAAGGATCTTcgtaatagttgatttttatcgttcaatttataatctggaaagacaagcaataacatggaatacaaaaatattaaatgaaACTTTACTCAAAAGCTAACCGGAAATCGATAAAAAGTCATATTGTCGAAAAATGatgacaaaatatttttgaaaaaaagttggttgttgaataaagagataattcagagaaactcctgcaattgtcgccttttaagaCATGGaatcaggaacccagtggatctattgttGACTaagtttttttccgccggatttttGCTTgtcctgtccggagaaagataataggtactatcaatcttctaGTGGACTCCAGCCCCTTCAAAGCGTAGTATGTGCTTTA
This genomic window from Malaya genurostris strain Urasoe2022 chromosome 1, Malgen_1.1, whole genome shotgun sequence contains:
- the LOC131425777 gene encoding uncharacterized protein LOC131425777, with the translated sequence MSYIGNASDVEQEKNLTEYRRQRSSSNLMPESSKSGRNPKLSDVLWNDKRGNQGNQSDDDDSEVSDSENFLAKGAFLITPSHELSMDRAAMICEKMNFKGCFSLTKTATGILFKFSNPEDYQAVFKKGFHKVTGARFYKKVAIPCRPQKTFMLYVFDVPDDVPVEDIRHSLYRFSSVVEVVRLVVHYQKQSNVQEQEPNPTGSATPKPQLPKLPTPKPIDEQDVALQRESPPPPIRITLASIDEYHLLLQNGLDFYGATFFPTEPTLPAQAARIATKKGSRMIDGSIPGRVRELLPVFDAAGFSKIPPPASKTIKPRP